A genomic window from Cydia strobilella chromosome 26, ilCydStro3.1, whole genome shotgun sequence includes:
- the LOC134753218 gene encoding zinc finger protein 234-like: MSLFYTNREVRMINDRKRKKEMSDAGVAEELGLMYSCDFCTDEYDSETELHVHRKVKHREQVANILTEDTSCKLCISQHKDFEELLKHTKSTHLLSSEDAEHVHREIFICDVCNLMYFNKKMLEIHMQYMHDPKNKYKLSETCPKCNKQIQIKHVWFHFQRHMIQSIASCQICLKKCRNRADLRDHLKIHPSYYHCTLCGYESKVKDSFTVHMQAHNSNLHESGNIAIDESMLRKCFAPRKNAKKSTCNIGIKGLCLKDLFVCVLCRGLCKEDEKAAHIAKYHLVDIVATKKQYMCVCGEQFFNNVLLKHHVFKLKGEHKACDS, translated from the exons ATGTCGTTATTTTACACAAACCGAGAGGTGCGAATGATAAATGATAGAAAGCGGAAGAAAGAAATGTCCGACGCAGGCGTTGCAGAAGAGTTAGGGCTGATGTATTCCTGCGATTTTTGCACGGACGAATACGACAGTGAGACAGAGCTGCACGTTCACAGGAAGGTCAAACATCGCGAGCAGGTGGCTAATATACTAACAGAGGATACAAGCTGCAAG TTATGCATCAGTCAACACAAAGACTTTGAGGAACTATTGAAACACACAAAATCTACTCATCTCTTGAGCTCTGAAGACGCTGAGCATGTTCACCGGGAAATCTTCATCTGCGATGTCTGCAACCTGATGTATTTCAACAAGAAGATGCTGGAGATCCACATGCAATACATGCACGATCCTAAAAACAAGTACAAACTCTCCGAAACATGCCCGAAGTGCAAcaaacaaatccagatcaaacaTGTTTGGTTTCATTTTCAACGTCACATGATTCAAAGCATTGCTTCCTGCCAAATATGTTTGAAAAAGTGTAGAAACCGGGCAGACTTACGGGACCATCTCAAAATACATCCAAGTTACTACCATTGTACGCTCTGTGGTTATGAAAGTAAAGTTAAAGACAGTTTTACGGTGCATATGCAAGCGCATAACAGCAATTTGCATGAAAGTGGGAATATTGCGATAGATGAGAGCATGTTGCGGAAATGCTTTGCTCCAAGGAAGAATGCGAAAAAGAGCACTTGTAATATTGGGATAAAAGGTCTATGTTTAAAAgatttgtttgtgtgtgtgttatgtaGAGGGCTTTGTAAGGAAGACGAGAAAGCGGCACACATAGCCAAGTATCACTTGGTGGATATAGTGGCTACGAAGAAACAGTACATGTGTGTGTGCGGTGAACAGTTTTTCAACAATGTGTTGTTGAAACATCATGTGTTCAAGTTGAAAGGAGAGCACAAAGCATGTGACTCGTAG
- the LOC134753399 gene encoding uncharacterized protein LOC134753399: MAAEEIQKEIHQFHKNCKLYLQNESVDFDASKCFRRSYHKEFLGVVTMILNKHAHGTYKFTEEMTSLILEKIVGESADNKLDISKLLQFLKKALTKHKIVAHAEVITLQSKHCLSTSVPGCYCRSGFVEHSGQCVQPNDCLTEGDLKYISRVNIS, from the exons ATGGCGGCCGAAGAAATACAAAAGGAAATACATCAGTTCCACAAAAACTGTAAACTGTATTTACAAAATGAATCAGTGGATTTTGACGCGAGTAAATGCTTTAGAAGAAGCTACCACAAGGAATTCTTGGGGGTTGTAACGATGATATTGAACAAGCACGCGCATGGAACGTATAAGTTTACGGAGGAGATGACATCG TTGATCCTAGAAAAGATCGTAGGAGAATCTGCCGACAACAAACTGGACATATCGAAATTGTTGCAATTCCTTAAGAAAGCTCTGACTAAGCACAAAATAGTGGCGCACGCGGAGGTGATCACCCTGCAGTCTAAACACTGCCTGTCAACGAGTGTGCCGGGATGTTACTGTAGGTCCGG gtttgtcGAGCACTCTGGCCAGTGTGTGCAACCTAACGACTGTTTGACAGAAGGAGATTTGAAATACATATCCCGAGTAAATATATCATAg